A genomic stretch from Bos javanicus breed banteng chromosome 3, ARS-OSU_banteng_1.0, whole genome shotgun sequence includes:
- the LOC133239120 gene encoding uncharacterized protein LOC133239120 isoform X2: MGPCSEDPRLCGASRLLGFTSFLLSVCCTGVENSAAPGPGVQDSGLVTLQRIRGGSVLFHVTKNQKADPEEVSWGFGPELNYSVMLRVRRGADTPTWVSLQDKYQHRVHVPDILFLRIDNLTLEDSGQYRARASFTRGIELNQVFLLTVYETVPVPKILVKSASFTPGWCNATLECTAPGDTKDLKVTWEIKDLPRELEQRVTSELPSKSWNLTLCLPVSQPSGSLTCMVSNQVDQKTATLGLGEVCVSDSPGNNDDKTLSGIIGTVVIILLICVIGLFLWKTYVKKRKMTTGRGVEVQEGQRDNDGGLHYAELSQQESAAHKIGHTGSRGTTGLLGEH; the protein is encoded by the exons ATGGGGCCCTGCTCAGAAGACCCCCGCCTCTGCGGGGCCTCCAGGCTCCTAGGATTCACCAGCTTCCTCCTCA GTGTCTGCTGCACTGGGGTCGAGAATTCTGCAGCACCTGGTCCTGGAGTTCAGGATTCTGGACTTGTTACCCTGCAGAGGATCCGAGGAGGTTCTGTGTTGTTTCATGTGACCAAGAATCAAAAAGCTGACCCAGAGGAGGTCTCATGGGGCTTTGGCCCTGAGTTAAACTACAGCGTCATGCTGCGAGTCCGCCGTGGGGCAGACACCCCAACCTGGGTCAGCCTCCAGGACAAGTACCAGCACAGGGTCCATGTGCCTGACATCCTGTTCCTGAGGATTGATAACCTGACCCTAGAGGACAGTGGGCAGTACCGGGCTCGAGCCAGCTTCACTAGAGGAATAGAATTAAACCAGGTTTTCCTCCTCACTGTCTATG AAACTGTACCCGTTCCTAAGATCCTTGTCAAGTCAGCATCCTTCACACCAGGCTGGTGCAATGCCACTCTGGAGTGCACAGCCCCAGGGGATACAAAGGACCTGAAGGTGACCTGGGAGATCAAGGACCTTCCCAGGGAGCTGGAGCAGAGAGTGACATCAGAACTACCCTCCAAGTCCTGGAACCTGACTCTGTGCCTGCCTGTGAGCCAGCCCAGTGGCAGCTTGACCTGTATGGTCAGCAACCAGGTGGACCAGAAAACTGCCACCTTAGGCCTTGGAGAAGTCTGTGTCTCTG ATTCACCTGGAAACAACGATGATAAGACCCTGTCAGGCATCATAGGGACTGTCGTGATTATCCTGTTGATCTGCGTAATTGGACTGTTCCTTTGGAAGACCTATGTGAAGAAGAGGAAGATGACGACTGGAAGAG GTGTAGAAGTTCAGGAGGGTCAGAGGGACAATGATGGTGGCCTCCACTATGCggagctgagccagcaggagTCTGCCGCACACAAG ATAGGCCACACTGGAAGCCGAGGTACCACTGGACTACTTGGGGAGCACTGA
- the LOC133239120 gene encoding uncharacterized protein LOC133239120 isoform X3, whose amino-acid sequence MGPCSEDPRLCGASRLLGFTSFLLSVCCTGVENSAAPGPGVQDSGLVTLQRIRGGSVLFHVTKNQKADPEEVSWGFGPELNYSVMLRVRRGADTPTWVSLQDKYQHRVHVPDILFLRIDNLTLEDSGQYRARASFTRGIELNQVFLLTVYETVPVPKILVKSASFTPGWCNATLECTAPGDTKDLKVTWEIKDLPRELEQRVTSELPSKSWNLTLCLPVSQPSGSLTCMVSNQVDQKTATLGLGEVCVSDSPGNNDDKTLSGIIGTVVIILLICVIGLFLWKTYVKKRKMTTGRGVEVQEGQRDNDGGLHYAELSQQESAAHKKLSDFNS is encoded by the exons ATGGGGCCCTGCTCAGAAGACCCCCGCCTCTGCGGGGCCTCCAGGCTCCTAGGATTCACCAGCTTCCTCCTCA GTGTCTGCTGCACTGGGGTCGAGAATTCTGCAGCACCTGGTCCTGGAGTTCAGGATTCTGGACTTGTTACCCTGCAGAGGATCCGAGGAGGTTCTGTGTTGTTTCATGTGACCAAGAATCAAAAAGCTGACCCAGAGGAGGTCTCATGGGGCTTTGGCCCTGAGTTAAACTACAGCGTCATGCTGCGAGTCCGCCGTGGGGCAGACACCCCAACCTGGGTCAGCCTCCAGGACAAGTACCAGCACAGGGTCCATGTGCCTGACATCCTGTTCCTGAGGATTGATAACCTGACCCTAGAGGACAGTGGGCAGTACCGGGCTCGAGCCAGCTTCACTAGAGGAATAGAATTAAACCAGGTTTTCCTCCTCACTGTCTATG AAACTGTACCCGTTCCTAAGATCCTTGTCAAGTCAGCATCCTTCACACCAGGCTGGTGCAATGCCACTCTGGAGTGCACAGCCCCAGGGGATACAAAGGACCTGAAGGTGACCTGGGAGATCAAGGACCTTCCCAGGGAGCTGGAGCAGAGAGTGACATCAGAACTACCCTCCAAGTCCTGGAACCTGACTCTGTGCCTGCCTGTGAGCCAGCCCAGTGGCAGCTTGACCTGTATGGTCAGCAACCAGGTGGACCAGAAAACTGCCACCTTAGGCCTTGGAGAAGTCTGTGTCTCTG ATTCACCTGGAAACAACGATGATAAGACCCTGTCAGGCATCATAGGGACTGTCGTGATTATCCTGTTGATCTGCGTAATTGGACTGTTCCTTTGGAAGACCTATGTGAAGAAGAGGAAGATGACGACTGGAAGAG GTGTAGAAGTTCAGGAGGGTCAGAGGGACAATGATGGTGGCCTCCACTATGCggagctgagccagcaggagTCTGCCGCACACAAG AAACTCTCTGACTTCAATTCCTAG
- the LOC133239120 gene encoding CD48 antigen-like isoform X4: MLRVRRGADTPTWVSLQDKYQHRVHVPDILFLRIDNLTLEDSGQYRARASFTRGIELNQVFLLTVYETVPVPKILVKSASFTPGWCNATLECTAPGDTKDLKVTWEIKDLPRELEQRVTSELPSKSWNLTLCLPVSQPSGSLTCMVSNQVDQKTATLGLGEVCVSDSPGNNDDKTLSGIIGTVVIILLICVIGLFLWKTYVKKRKMTTGRGVEVQEGQRDNDGGLHYAELSQQESAAHKGVDKQHLEEKESSTVYTEVCKPEREAMKIL, encoded by the exons ATGCTGCGAGTCCGCCGTGGGGCAGACACCCCAACCTGGGTCAGCCTCCAGGACAAGTACCAGCACAGGGTCCATGTGCCTGACATCCTGTTCCTGAGGATTGATAACCTGACCCTAGAGGACAGTGGGCAGTACCGGGCTCGAGCCAGCTTCACTAGAGGAATAGAATTAAACCAGGTTTTCCTCCTCACTGTCTATG AAACTGTACCCGTTCCTAAGATCCTTGTCAAGTCAGCATCCTTCACACCAGGCTGGTGCAATGCCACTCTGGAGTGCACAGCCCCAGGGGATACAAAGGACCTGAAGGTGACCTGGGAGATCAAGGACCTTCCCAGGGAGCTGGAGCAGAGAGTGACATCAGAACTACCCTCCAAGTCCTGGAACCTGACTCTGTGCCTGCCTGTGAGCCAGCCCAGTGGCAGCTTGACCTGTATGGTCAGCAACCAGGTGGACCAGAAAACTGCCACCTTAGGCCTTGGAGAAGTCTGTGTCTCTG ATTCACCTGGAAACAACGATGATAAGACCCTGTCAGGCATCATAGGGACTGTCGTGATTATCCTGTTGATCTGCGTAATTGGACTGTTCCTTTGGAAGACCTATGTGAAGAAGAGGAAGATGACGACTGGAAGAG GTGTAGAAGTTCAGGAGGGTCAGAGGGACAATGATGGTGGCCTCCACTATGCggagctgagccagcaggagTCTGCCGCACACAAG GGTGTTGATAAACAacatttagaagaaaaggagtctAGTACTGTCTACACTGAGGTCTGCAAGCCAGAAAGGGAGGCCATGAAGATACTTTAA
- the LOC133239120 gene encoding SLAM family member 6-like isoform X1, with protein sequence MGPCSEDPRLCGASRLLGFTSFLLSVCCTGVENSAAPGPGVQDSGLVTLQRIRGGSVLFHVTKNQKADPEEVSWGFGPELNYSVMLRVRRGADTPTWVSLQDKYQHRVHVPDILFLRIDNLTLEDSGQYRARASFTRGIELNQVFLLTVYETVPVPKILVKSASFTPGWCNATLECTAPGDTKDLKVTWEIKDLPRELEQRVTSELPSKSWNLTLCLPVSQPSGSLTCMVSNQVDQKTATLGLGEVCVSDSPGNNDDKTLSGIIGTVVIILLICVIGLFLWKTYVKKRKMTTGRGVEVQEGQRDNDGGLHYAELSQQESAAHKGVDKQHLEEKESSTVYTEVCKPEREAMKIL encoded by the exons ATGGGGCCCTGCTCAGAAGACCCCCGCCTCTGCGGGGCCTCCAGGCTCCTAGGATTCACCAGCTTCCTCCTCA GTGTCTGCTGCACTGGGGTCGAGAATTCTGCAGCACCTGGTCCTGGAGTTCAGGATTCTGGACTTGTTACCCTGCAGAGGATCCGAGGAGGTTCTGTGTTGTTTCATGTGACCAAGAATCAAAAAGCTGACCCAGAGGAGGTCTCATGGGGCTTTGGCCCTGAGTTAAACTACAGCGTCATGCTGCGAGTCCGCCGTGGGGCAGACACCCCAACCTGGGTCAGCCTCCAGGACAAGTACCAGCACAGGGTCCATGTGCCTGACATCCTGTTCCTGAGGATTGATAACCTGACCCTAGAGGACAGTGGGCAGTACCGGGCTCGAGCCAGCTTCACTAGAGGAATAGAATTAAACCAGGTTTTCCTCCTCACTGTCTATG AAACTGTACCCGTTCCTAAGATCCTTGTCAAGTCAGCATCCTTCACACCAGGCTGGTGCAATGCCACTCTGGAGTGCACAGCCCCAGGGGATACAAAGGACCTGAAGGTGACCTGGGAGATCAAGGACCTTCCCAGGGAGCTGGAGCAGAGAGTGACATCAGAACTACCCTCCAAGTCCTGGAACCTGACTCTGTGCCTGCCTGTGAGCCAGCCCAGTGGCAGCTTGACCTGTATGGTCAGCAACCAGGTGGACCAGAAAACTGCCACCTTAGGCCTTGGAGAAGTCTGTGTCTCTG ATTCACCTGGAAACAACGATGATAAGACCCTGTCAGGCATCATAGGGACTGTCGTGATTATCCTGTTGATCTGCGTAATTGGACTGTTCCTTTGGAAGACCTATGTGAAGAAGAGGAAGATGACGACTGGAAGAG GTGTAGAAGTTCAGGAGGGTCAGAGGGACAATGATGGTGGCCTCCACTATGCggagctgagccagcaggagTCTGCCGCACACAAG GGTGTTGATAAACAacatttagaagaaaaggagtctAGTACTGTCTACACTGAGGTCTGCAAGCCAGAAAGGGAGGCCATGAAGATACTTTAA